A stretch of the Lemur catta isolate mLemCat1 unplaced genomic scaffold, mLemCat1.pri scaffold_157_ctg1, whole genome shotgun sequence genome encodes the following:
- the LOC123629504 gene encoding E3 ubiquitin-protein ligase HECTD3, translating to MAGPGPGAALESPRQLLGRVRFLAEAARSLRAGRPLPAALAFVPREVLYKLYKDPAGPSRVLLPVWEAEGLGLRVGAAGPAPGTGSGPLRAARDSIELRRGACVRTTGEELCNGHGLWVKLTKEQLAEHLGDCGLDEGWLLVCRPAEGGARLVPIDTPDHLQRQQQLFGVDYRPVLRWEQVVDLTYSHRLGSRPQPAEAYAEAVQRLLYVPPTWTYECDEDLIHFLYDHLGKEDENLGSVKQYVESIDVSSYTEEFNVSCLTDSNADTYWESDGSQCQHWVRLTMKKGTIVKKLLLTVDTTDDNFMPKRVVVYGGEGDNLKKLSDVNIDETLIGDVCVLEDMTVHLPIIEIRIVECRDDGIDVRLRGVKIKSSRQRELGLNADLFQPTSLVRYPRLEGTDPEVLYRRAVLLQRFIKILDSVLHHLVPAWDHTLGTFSEIKQVKQFLLLSRQRPGLVAQCLRDSESSKPSFMPRLYINRRLAMEHRACPSRDPACKNAVFTQVYEGLKPSDKYEKPLDYRWPMRYDQWWECKFIAEGIIDQGGGFRDSLADMSEELCPSSADTPVPLPFFVRTANQGNGTGEARDMYVPNPSCRDFAKYEWIGQLMGAALRGKEFLVLALPGFVWKQLSGEEVSWSKDFPAVDSVLVKLLEVMEGMDKETFEFKFGKELTFTTVLSDQQVVELIPGGTGIVVGYEDRSRFIQLVQKARLEESKEQVAAMQAGLLKVVPQAVLDLLTWQELEKKVCGDPEVTVDALRKLTRFEDFEPSDTRVQYFWEALNNFTNEDRSRFLRFVTGRSRLPARIYIYPDKLGYETTDALPESSTCSSTLFLPHYVSAKVCEEKLRYAAYNCVAIDTDMSPWEE from the exons ATGGCGGGCCCTGGCCCGGGCGCGGCGCTAGAGTCCCCGCGGCAGCTACTGGGCCGCGTGCGCTTCCTGGCAGAGGCAGCGCGGAGCCTCCGCGCCGGACGGCCGCTGCCGGCAGCGCTGGCTTTCGTGCCGCGAGAGGTGCTCTACAAGCTTTACAAGGACCCGGCGGGACCGTCACGCGTATTGCTGCCCGTGTGGGAAGCCGAGGGCCTGGGGCTGCGTGTGGGCGCAGCAGGCCCAGCCCCGGGTACAGGCTCCGGGCCCCTCCGCGCCGCCCGCGACAGCATCGAGCTCCGGCGCGGCGCCTGCGTGCGCACCACGGGCGAGGAGCTGTGCAACGGCCACGGGCTCTGGGTGAAGCTGACTAAG GAGCAGCTGGCAGAGCACCTGGGCGACTGCGGGCTGGACGAAGGCTGGCTGCTGGTGTGCCGCCCAGCGGAGGGCGGGGCCCGCCTGGTACCCATCGACACTCCCGACCACctgcagcggcagcagcagctcTTCGGCGTGGACTACCGGCCGGTGCTCAG ATGGGAACAGGTGGTGGATCTGACGTACTCACATCGTCTGGGATCGAGACCTCAGCCCGCGGAGGCATATGCAGAAGCTGTACAAAGGCTACT CTATGTGCCCCCGACATGGACCTACGAGTGCGACGAGGACCTGATCCACTTCTTGTATGACCACCTGGGCAAGGAGGATGAGAACCTGGGTAGCGTGAAGCAGTATGTGGAGAGCATAGACGTTTCCTCCTACACG gAGGAGTTCAATGTATCCTGCCTGACAGATAGCAATGCAGACACTTACTGGGAAAGTGATGGGTCCCAGTGCCAGCACTGGGTACGGCTTACCATGAAGAAGGGTACCATTGTCAA GAAGCTGCTACTCACGGTGGATACTACGGATGACAACTTTATGCCTAAGCGGGTGGTGGTTTATGGGGGTGAAGGGGACAACCTGAAGAAGCTGAGTGACGTGAACATTGACGA GACCCTGATTGGAGATGTCTGTGTCCTGGAGGACATGACCGTGCACCTCCCCATCATCGAGATCCGCATTGTCGAGTGCAGAG ATGATGGGATTGATGTTCGTCTTCGAGGGGTCAAGATCAAGTCATCTAGACAGAGGGAACTAGGGTTGAATGCAGACCTGTTCCAGCCAACCAGTCTGGTGCGATATCCACGCCTGGAAGGCACTGACCCAGAAGTACTGTACCGCCGAGCTGTCCTCCTGCAGAG GTTCATCAAGATCCTAGACAGTGTCCTGCATCACCTGGTACCTGCCTGGGATCACACACTGGGCACCTTCAGTGAGATTAAG CAAGTGAAGCAGTTCCTACTGCTGTCACGCCAACGACCTGGCCTGGTGGCTCAGTGTCTTCGTGACTCAGAGAGCAGCAAGCCTAGCTTCATGCCACGCCTGTACATCAACCGCCGCCTTGCCATGGAACACCGTGCCTGCCCCTCTCGTGACCCTGCCTGCAAGAACGCGGTCTTCACCCAG GTATATGAAGGCCTCAAGCCCTCTGACAAATATGAAAAGCCCCTGGACTACAG GTGGCCCATGCGCTATGACCagtggtgggagtgtaaattcaTTGCAGAAGGCATCATTGACCAAG GGGGTGGTTTCCGGGACAGCCTGGCAGATATGTCAGAAGAGCTGTGCCCTAGCTCAGCGGACACCCCTGTGCCTCTGCCCTTCTTTGTGCGCACGGCCAACCAG GGCAATGGCACTGGTGAGGCCCGGGACATGTATGTGCCCAACCCCTCATGCCGAGACTTTGCCAAGTATGAGTGGATCGGACAGCTGATGGGGGCTGCCCTTCGGGGTAAGGAGTTCCTG gtcctggctctgcctggtTTTGTGTGGAAGCAGCTTTCTGGTGAGGAAGTGAGCTGGAGCAAGGACTTCCCAGCTGTGGACTCTGTGCTG GTTAAGCTCTTGGAAGTGATGGAAGGAATGGACAAGGAGACGTTTGAGTTCAAGTTTGGGAAGGAGCTGACATTTACCACCGTACTGAGTGACCAACAGGTGGTGGAGCTGATCCCTGGGGGCACAGGCATTGTTGTGGGATATGAGGACCGTTCTCGTTTCATCCAGCTGGTCCAGAAGGCCCGGCTAGAGGAGAGCAAGGAGCAG GTGGCAGCCATGCAGGCAGGTCTGCTGAAGGTGGTGCCACAGGCTGTACTGGACTTGCTCACGTGGCAAGAATTGGAGAAGAAGGTGTGTGGGGACCCGGAGGTCACTGTGGACGCTCTGCGAAAGCTCA CCCGGTTTGAGGACTTCGAGCCATCTGACACGCGGGTGCAGTATTTCTGGGAGGCTCTGAACAACTTCACCAACG AGGACCGGAGCCGCTTCCTGCGCTTTGTCACAGGCCGAAGCCGCCTACCAGCAAGAATCTACATCTACCCGGACAAGCTGGG CTACGAGACCACAGACGCACTACCTGAGTCTTCCACCTGCTCCAGCACCCTCTTCCTGCCGCACTACGTCAG CGCCAAGGTGTGTGAGGAGAAGCTCCGCTATGCAGCCTACAACTGTGTAGCCATTGACACCGACATGAGCCCTTGGGAGGAGTGA
- the LOC123629505 gene encoding uroporphyrinogen decarboxylase isoform X2, producing the protein MEENGFRPKGFPELKNDTFLRAAWGEETDYTPVWCMRQAGRYLPEFRETRAAQDFFSTCRSPEACCELTLQPLRRFPLDAAIIFSDILVVPQALGMEVTMVPGKGPSFPEPLREERDLERLRDPAVVASELDYVFQAITLTRQRLAGRVPLIGFAGAPWTLMTYMVEGGGSSTMAQAKRWLYQRPQASHQLLRILTDALVPYLVGQVAAGAQALQLFESHAGHLGPQLFTKFALPYICDVAKRVKAGLQKAGLAPVPMIIFAKDGHFALEELAQAGYEVVGLDWTVAPKKARERVGKMVTLQGNLDPCALYASKEEIGRLVQQMLDDFGPQRYIANLGHGLYPDMDPEHVGAFVDAVHKHSRLLHQN; encoded by the exons ATGGAGGAGAACGGGTTCAG ACCTAAAGGTTTTCCGGAATTGAAGAATGACACATTCCTGCGAGCAGCCTGGGGAGAGGAAACAGACTACACTCCCGTTTGGTGCATGCGTCAGGCTGGCCGCTACTTACCAG AGTTTAGGGAAACCCGGGCTGCCCAGGACTTTTTCAGCACCTGTCGCTCTCCTGAGGCCTGCTGTGAACTGACTCTGCAG CCACTGCGTCGCTTCCCTCTGGATGCTGCCATCATTTTCTCCGACATCCTCGTTGTACCCCAG GCACTGGGCATGGAGGTGACCATGGTACCTGGCAAAGGACCCAGCTTCCCAGAGCCATTAAGAGAAGAGCGGGACTTAGAGCGCCTGCGGGATCCAGCAGTGGTGGCCTCTGAGCTGGACTATGTGTTTCAGGCCATCACCCTTACCCGACAACGACTGGCTGGGCGTGTGCCACTGATTGGCTTTGCTGGTGCCCCG TGGACCCTGATGACATACATGGTTGAGGGTGGCGGCTCAAGCACCATGGCTCAGGCCAAGCGCTGGCTCTATCAGAGACCTCAGGCCAGTCACCAGCTGCTTCGCATCCTCACTGATGCTCTGGTCCCATATCTGGTAGGACAAGTGGCTGCTGGTGCCCAG GCATTGCAGCTCTTTGAGTCCCATGCAGGGCATCTTGGCCCACAGCTCTTCACCAAGTTTGCACTGCCCTATATCTGTGATGTGGCCAAGCGAGTGAAGGCCGGGCTACAGAAGGCAGGCCTGGCACCAGTGCCCATG ATCATCTTTGCTAAGGATGGGCATTTTGCCCTGGAGGAGCTGGCTCAGGCTGGCTATGAGGTGGTTGGGCTTGACTGGACAGTGGCCCCAAAGAAAGCCCG GGAGCGTGTGGGGAAGATGGTGACCTTGCAGGGCAACCTGGACCCCTGTGCCCTGTATGCGTCTAAG GAGGAGATTGGGAGGCTGGTGCAGCAGATGCTGGATGACTTTGGGCCACAACGCTACATTGCCAACCTAGGCCATGGACTTTATCCTGATATGGATCCGGAACACGTAGGGGCCTTTGTGGATGCTGTGCATAAACACTCACGTCTGCTTCACCAGAACTGA
- the LOC123629505 gene encoding uroporphyrinogen decarboxylase isoform X1, with protein sequence MEENGFRPKGFPELKNDTFLRAAWGEETDYTPVWCMRQAGRYLPEFRETRAAQDFFSTCRSPEACCELTLQVRSPQKREGFMPSACPVKQPVPYSLQPLRRFPLDAAIIFSDILVVPQALGMEVTMVPGKGPSFPEPLREERDLERLRDPAVVASELDYVFQAITLTRQRLAGRVPLIGFAGAPWTLMTYMVEGGGSSTMAQAKRWLYQRPQASHQLLRILTDALVPYLVGQVAAGAQALQLFESHAGHLGPQLFTKFALPYICDVAKRVKAGLQKAGLAPVPMIIFAKDGHFALEELAQAGYEVVGLDWTVAPKKARERVGKMVTLQGNLDPCALYASKEEIGRLVQQMLDDFGPQRYIANLGHGLYPDMDPEHVGAFVDAVHKHSRLLHQN encoded by the exons ATGGAGGAGAACGGGTTCAG ACCTAAAGGTTTTCCGGAATTGAAGAATGACACATTCCTGCGAGCAGCCTGGGGAGAGGAAACAGACTACACTCCCGTTTGGTGCATGCGTCAGGCTGGCCGCTACTTACCAG AGTTTAGGGAAACCCGGGCTGCCCAGGACTTTTTCAGCACCTGTCGCTCTCCTGAGGCCTGCTGTGAACTGACTCTGCAGGTGAGGAGTCCACAAAAGAGGGAGGGATTTATGCCCTCAGCTTGCCCCGTTAAGCAACCTGTCCCATATTCCCTACAGCCACTGCGTCGCTTCCCTCTGGATGCTGCCATCATTTTCTCCGACATCCTCGTTGTACCCCAG GCACTGGGCATGGAGGTGACCATGGTACCTGGCAAAGGACCCAGCTTCCCAGAGCCATTAAGAGAAGAGCGGGACTTAGAGCGCCTGCGGGATCCAGCAGTGGTGGCCTCTGAGCTGGACTATGTGTTTCAGGCCATCACCCTTACCCGACAACGACTGGCTGGGCGTGTGCCACTGATTGGCTTTGCTGGTGCCCCG TGGACCCTGATGACATACATGGTTGAGGGTGGCGGCTCAAGCACCATGGCTCAGGCCAAGCGCTGGCTCTATCAGAGACCTCAGGCCAGTCACCAGCTGCTTCGCATCCTCACTGATGCTCTGGTCCCATATCTGGTAGGACAAGTGGCTGCTGGTGCCCAG GCATTGCAGCTCTTTGAGTCCCATGCAGGGCATCTTGGCCCACAGCTCTTCACCAAGTTTGCACTGCCCTATATCTGTGATGTGGCCAAGCGAGTGAAGGCCGGGCTACAGAAGGCAGGCCTGGCACCAGTGCCCATG ATCATCTTTGCTAAGGATGGGCATTTTGCCCTGGAGGAGCTGGCTCAGGCTGGCTATGAGGTGGTTGGGCTTGACTGGACAGTGGCCCCAAAGAAAGCCCG GGAGCGTGTGGGGAAGATGGTGACCTTGCAGGGCAACCTGGACCCCTGTGCCCTGTATGCGTCTAAG GAGGAGATTGGGAGGCTGGTGCAGCAGATGCTGGATGACTTTGGGCCACAACGCTACATTGCCAACCTAGGCCATGGACTTTATCCTGATATGGATCCGGAACACGTAGGGGCCTTTGTGGATGCTGTGCATAAACACTCACGTCTGCTTCACCAGAACTGA
- the LOC123629505 gene encoding uroporphyrinogen decarboxylase isoform X3 translates to MEENGFRPKGFPELKNDTFLRAAWGEETDYTPVWCMRQAGRYLPEFRETRAAQDFFSTCRSPEACCELTLQALGMEVTMVPGKGPSFPEPLREERDLERLRDPAVVASELDYVFQAITLTRQRLAGRVPLIGFAGAPWTLMTYMVEGGGSSTMAQAKRWLYQRPQASHQLLRILTDALVPYLVGQVAAGAQALQLFESHAGHLGPQLFTKFALPYICDVAKRVKAGLQKAGLAPVPMIIFAKDGHFALEELAQAGYEVVGLDWTVAPKKARERVGKMVTLQGNLDPCALYASKEEIGRLVQQMLDDFGPQRYIANLGHGLYPDMDPEHVGAFVDAVHKHSRLLHQN, encoded by the exons ATGGAGGAGAACGGGTTCAG ACCTAAAGGTTTTCCGGAATTGAAGAATGACACATTCCTGCGAGCAGCCTGGGGAGAGGAAACAGACTACACTCCCGTTTGGTGCATGCGTCAGGCTGGCCGCTACTTACCAG AGTTTAGGGAAACCCGGGCTGCCCAGGACTTTTTCAGCACCTGTCGCTCTCCTGAGGCCTGCTGTGAACTGACTCTGCAG GCACTGGGCATGGAGGTGACCATGGTACCTGGCAAAGGACCCAGCTTCCCAGAGCCATTAAGAGAAGAGCGGGACTTAGAGCGCCTGCGGGATCCAGCAGTGGTGGCCTCTGAGCTGGACTATGTGTTTCAGGCCATCACCCTTACCCGACAACGACTGGCTGGGCGTGTGCCACTGATTGGCTTTGCTGGTGCCCCG TGGACCCTGATGACATACATGGTTGAGGGTGGCGGCTCAAGCACCATGGCTCAGGCCAAGCGCTGGCTCTATCAGAGACCTCAGGCCAGTCACCAGCTGCTTCGCATCCTCACTGATGCTCTGGTCCCATATCTGGTAGGACAAGTGGCTGCTGGTGCCCAG GCATTGCAGCTCTTTGAGTCCCATGCAGGGCATCTTGGCCCACAGCTCTTCACCAAGTTTGCACTGCCCTATATCTGTGATGTGGCCAAGCGAGTGAAGGCCGGGCTACAGAAGGCAGGCCTGGCACCAGTGCCCATG ATCATCTTTGCTAAGGATGGGCATTTTGCCCTGGAGGAGCTGGCTCAGGCTGGCTATGAGGTGGTTGGGCTTGACTGGACAGTGGCCCCAAAGAAAGCCCG GGAGCGTGTGGGGAAGATGGTGACCTTGCAGGGCAACCTGGACCCCTGTGCCCTGTATGCGTCTAAG GAGGAGATTGGGAGGCTGGTGCAGCAGATGCTGGATGACTTTGGGCCACAACGCTACATTGCCAACCTAGGCCATGGACTTTATCCTGATATGGATCCGGAACACGTAGGGGCCTTTGTGGATGCTGTGCATAAACACTCACGTCTGCTTCACCAGAACTGA